One genomic window of Salvia miltiorrhiza cultivar Shanhuang (shh) chromosome 4, IMPLAD_Smil_shh, whole genome shotgun sequence includes the following:
- the LOC131020596 gene encoding probable metal-nicotianamine transporter YSL8 yields the protein MFSFIVMKLNLTTGIIPSLNVAAGLLGFFFVKISTKLLDTLGLSSQPFTRQENTVIQTCVVAASGIAYSGGFGSYLFAMSELIVHQSEPSSSDYKNPKLGWMIGFLFVVSFLGLFSLVPLRKMMIIDFKLTYPSGTATAHLINSFHTPQGAKLAKKQVRELGKFFSLSFMWSFFQWFFTAGNDCGFQKFPTFGLQALQHKFYFDFSATYIGVGMICPHIVNISLLIGGILSWGIMWPLIQTRKGHWYSADLDPSDIQALKGYQVFIAIALILGDGLYNFGKVLSQTIAGMTAMIIQRRNPQLPTGAKNPLSSDDERRTAVFLKDQIPTSLAVGGYVAIAAVSTATLPHIFPHLRWYHAAVIYVSAPALAFCNAFGAGLTDWSLASAYGKLAIFTVGAWAGASQSHGGALAGLAACGVMMNIVSTASDLMQDFKTGYMTLASPRSMFASQAAGTAMGCVVAPCVFWVFYAAFPLGDPGGEYPAPFAVIYYEMAKLGVGGFSELPRNCLSLCYGFFAAAVAINLVRDGVGGRGARFVPLPMAMAVPFYLGSYFAVDMCVGSLILYVWQRRDRAAADALAPAVASGLICGDGLWALPNSILALAGVEPPICMKFLSKADNKRVDAFL from the exons ATGTTCTCCTTCATAGTGATGAAGCTCAACCTCACCACCGGAATCATCCCTTCCTTGAACGTCGCAGCCGGCCTCTTGGGCTTCTTCTTCGTCAAGATCTCCACCAAGCTGCTCGACACCCTCGGCCTCTCGAGCCAGCCCTTCACGCGCCAGGAAAACACAGTCATTCAGACCTGCGTCGTTGCAGCCTCCGGCATTGCCTACAGTG GAGGGTTTGGGAGCTATCTGTTTGCAATGAGTGAACTTATCGTGCATCAATCGGAACCTAGCTCGTCGGATTACAAGAATCCGAAGCTAGGGTGGATGATCGGTTTCCTCTTCGTCGTCAGCTTCCTCGGCCTCTTCTCTCTCGTCCCTCTCCGAAAG ATGATGATCATCGACTTCAAATTGACATACCCTAGTGGCACTGCTACAGCTCATCTCATCAATAGCTTCCACACCCCTCAAGGAGCCAAACTAGCAaa GAAACAGGTGAGGGAACTGGGGAAATTCTTCTCCTTGAGCTTCATGTGGAGTTTCTTCCAATGGTTCTTCACTGCTGGCAACGATTGTGGATTCCAAAAGTTCCCTACGTTTGGACTCCAAGCACTGCAACACAA GTTCTACTTCGATTTCTCAGCTACTTACATTGGAGTGGGCATGATTTGTCCCCATATAGTCAATATATCCCTTCTAATTGGTGGAATTCTTTCTTGGGGCATCATGTGGCCTCTCATCCAAACAAGAAAAGGCCATTGGTACTCCGCCGATCTCGATCCTTCCGACATCCAAGCCCTCAAAGGCTATCAG GTTTTCATTGCCATAGCTCTGATTCTGGGAGATGGGCTCTACAACTTCGGCAAAGTCCTGAGCCAGACCATCGCCGGCATGACCGCCATGATCATACAGAGGAGAAACCCTCAGCTCCCCACCGGCGCCAAGAACCCCCTCTCCTCCGATGACGAGCGCCGCACCGCCGTCTTCCTCAAGGACCAAATCCCGACCTCCCTCGCCGTCGGCGGCTACGTCGCCATCGCCGCCGTCTCCACGGCGACGCTCCCCCACATCTTCCCCCACCTGAGGTGGTACCACGCCGCCGTCATCTACGTCTCCGCCCCCGCCCTCGCCTTCTGCAACGCCTTCGGCGCCGGCCTCACCGACTGGTCCCTGGCCTCCGCCTACGGCAAGCTGGCCATCTTCACGGTGGGCGCGTGGGCGGGGGCGTCCCAATCCCACGGCGGCGCCCTGGCGGGGCTGGCCGCGTGCGGCGTCATGATGAACATCGTCTCCACCGCGTCCGACCTCATGCAGGACTTCAAGACGGGCTACATGACGCTCGCCTCGCCGCGGTCCATGTTCGCCAGCCAGGCCGCCGGCACCGCCATGGGCTGCGTGGTGGCGCCCTGCGTCTTCTGGGTGTTCTACGCCGCCTTCCCCCTCGGCGACCCCGGCGGCGAGTACCCGGCGCCCTTCGCCGTCATCTACTACGAGATGGCCAAGCTCGGCGTGGGGGGATTCTCGGAGCTGCCGCGCAACTGCCTCAGCCTGTGCTACGGGTTCTtcgcggcggcggtggcgatCAACCTGGTGAGGGATGgggtgggggggaggggggcgaGGTTCGTGCCGCTGCCGATGGCCATGGCGGTCCCCTTCTACTTGGGCTCGTATTTCGCCGTGGATATGTGTGTCGGGAGCTTGATCTTGTATGTGTGGCAGAGGCGGGATAGGGCCGCCGCGGATGCGCTGGCGCCGGCGGTGGCGTCGGGGTTGATCTGTGGGGATGGGCTGTGGGCGCTGCCTAACTCGATTCTTGCTCTGGCCGGGGTGGAGCCGCCCATATGCATGAAGTTCCTCAGCAAGGCTGATAATAAAAGGGTTGATGCTTTTTTGTAG